The following coding sequences are from one uncultured Cohaesibacter sp. window:
- a CDS encoding L-idonate 5-dehydrogenase, whose protein sequence is MHGVIIHAPKDLRIEPIEVQDPGPHEVRVRIECGGICGSDLHYYHNGGFGTVRIKEPMALGHETAGTIDAIGSEVHHLKTGMRVALNPSQPCGTCKFCRKGQSTHCLNMHYFGSAMRFPHAQGMFRQMLVVQEKQVFPIPDCMSMSEAANAEPLSVALHAIRQAGSLVGQKVLVTGCGPIGALIVIAARYAGASEIVVTDVSDFPLTIAHKAGASTTINVAAHPKELANYSSDKGYFDVLFEASGNEAAFRSAVEAVCPGGRVIQLGLGGEMAIVMNTIVTKELQLLGSFRFDAEFGYAVDLMSKKLIDVSPVITAALPFQRAVEAFDLAGDRARAMKVQLTFD, encoded by the coding sequence ATGCATGGAGTCATCATCCACGCCCCAAAAGACCTCCGGATTGAGCCGATTGAGGTGCAGGACCCGGGGCCACATGAGGTCCGCGTTCGGATTGAATGTGGGGGAATATGCGGCTCGGATCTGCACTATTATCACAATGGCGGCTTCGGAACCGTCCGCATCAAGGAACCCATGGCTCTTGGCCATGAAACGGCGGGAACCATCGACGCAATCGGCTCAGAGGTTCACCATCTCAAGACCGGCATGCGCGTTGCGCTCAATCCAAGTCAGCCATGCGGCACCTGCAAATTCTGCCGCAAGGGCCAATCAACCCATTGCCTCAACATGCACTATTTTGGCAGCGCCATGCGTTTCCCCCACGCGCAAGGCATGTTTCGGCAGATGCTGGTAGTGCAAGAGAAGCAGGTTTTCCCTATCCCGGACTGCATGTCCATGTCTGAAGCTGCCAACGCCGAACCATTGAGTGTTGCACTGCATGCCATCAGACAGGCAGGGTCTCTTGTCGGGCAAAAGGTGCTGGTCACCGGGTGCGGGCCAATTGGAGCACTCATCGTTATTGCAGCACGTTATGCCGGCGCGTCGGAAATTGTCGTCACGGATGTCAGTGATTTTCCGCTTACAATCGCTCACAAGGCCGGAGCCAGCACCACAATCAATGTTGCAGCTCATCCCAAGGAACTCGCCAACTATTCCTCCGACAAGGGATATTTCGACGTGCTTTTCGAGGCATCCGGCAACGAGGCCGCTTTCCGCTCTGCTGTTGAAGCGGTTTGCCCCGGCGGGCGGGTCATTCAATTGGGCCTTGGTGGTGAGATGGCGATTGTCATGAACACCATCGTAACCAAGGAACTTCAACTGTTGGGCTCATTCCGCTTCGATGCCGAATTCGGCTATGCCGTCGATCTTATGAGCAAAAAATTGATCGATGTTTCTCCGGTCATAACGGCGGCTTTGCCTTTCCAGCGGGCCGTCGAGGCCTTTGACCTTGCGGGCGATCGGGCGCGCGCCATGAAGGTACAACTAACCTTTGACTAG
- a CDS encoding TRAP transporter large permease subunit, translating into MLTPEIVSLILLLGLVGLMVCAVPLGFAAGALATALVYFQFGPGALGLPLKQVYGMATDYSFAAVPMFILMASLLEHSTLARDMYSGLQRLAGQITGGVAIVTLLIAVILAAMSGIIGGEIVLLGLIALPQMLRLKYDRNLAIGTILAGGSLGTMIPPSIVLIIYGLVSGVSIQKLFIATTVPGLMMGSIYLSYILIRCWRNPKLAPPVGPEERAQMSVQQALKALVPPILLIFLIMYCIYGGITSITEAAVIGVTGALVLITLRGEMSFGLLNDGLVQTLRACGVLLWVTFGVSVLVSVYNLSGGRDFMSDLILDANLPPLMTIVMMMLLFLVLGTIMDWIGILLLTMPIFVPIITQLGFDPVWFGVLFCMNMQIAFLSPPFGPAGFYLKSVAPPEITLMHIYSSVWPFILLQLFAITMLLLFPDIALWLPSVLMN; encoded by the coding sequence ATGCTGACGCCTGAAATCGTATCATTGATCTTGCTGTTGGGGCTTGTTGGCCTGATGGTCTGCGCTGTGCCGCTCGGGTTTGCGGCCGGAGCGCTGGCTACCGCGCTCGTCTATTTCCAGTTTGGCCCCGGAGCGCTGGGCCTGCCACTCAAGCAGGTTTACGGTATGGCGACGGACTATTCCTTCGCAGCCGTCCCGATGTTCATTCTGATGGCGTCGCTGCTAGAACACAGCACTCTTGCCAGAGACATGTATTCAGGATTGCAGCGTCTGGCAGGCCAAATCACTGGCGGCGTTGCAATCGTGACACTGCTCATCGCGGTTATTCTGGCAGCTATGAGCGGCATCATTGGCGGGGAAATCGTACTGCTTGGTCTCATCGCCCTGCCGCAGATGCTCCGTCTCAAATATGATCGTAATCTTGCGATCGGCACCATTCTGGCAGGCGGATCGCTTGGCACCATGATCCCGCCCTCCATCGTCCTGATCATCTATGGTCTTGTCAGTGGCGTCAGTATCCAGAAGCTGTTCATTGCGACAACAGTCCCCGGGCTGATGATGGGAAGCATCTATCTCAGCTATATTCTCATTCGTTGCTGGAGAAACCCCAAGCTGGCCCCTCCGGTCGGCCCCGAGGAAAGGGCACAGATGTCGGTGCAGCAGGCACTGAAGGCACTGGTTCCGCCAATCCTTTTGATCTTCCTGATCATGTACTGCATCTACGGTGGGATCACCTCCATAACCGAGGCAGCGGTAATCGGTGTGACCGGAGCTCTTGTCCTCATCACCTTGCGAGGCGAAATGAGTTTCGGCTTGCTCAATGATGGCCTCGTTCAGACCTTGCGTGCCTGTGGGGTTCTTCTGTGGGTGACATTCGGCGTGAGCGTTCTGGTAAGCGTCTATAATCTGTCAGGCGGCCGGGATTTCATGTCCGATCTCATTCTAGACGCCAACCTGCCACCACTCATGACCATTGTCATGATGATGCTGCTGTTTCTCGTGCTGGGGACGATCATGGACTGGATTGGCATCCTCTTGCTGACCATGCCGATCTTCGTGCCGATCATCACGCAACTTGGCTTTGATCCCGTCTGGTTCGGCGTTTTGTTCTGCATGAATATGCAGATAGCCTTCCTGTCACCACCTTTCGGCCCAGCAGGCTTCTATCTGAAGTCTGTTGCACCGCCCGAAATCACCCTGATGCATATCTACAGCTCCGTCTGGCCGTTCATCCTCTTGCAGCTCTTTGCAATAACCATGCTGCTTCTGTTCCCGGATATCGCACTGTGGCTGCCCAGTGTGTTGATGAACTGA
- a CDS encoding SDR family oxidoreductase, which yields MSLFDLSGRTALVTGSSRGLGRAMLEGLAQAGATIIVNGVNKERVETAAIELREKGYKVHEAPFDVTDDASVVAAFNKFDAEGINVDILINNAGIQLRKPMVEMSTDEWNKVIDTNLTSAFVTGREAAKRMIPRGYGKVINIGSLTSEVARATVAPYTAAKGGIKLLTRSMAAEWAAAGIQANAIGPGYMITEMNKALLENEAFDSWVKGRTPSARWGHPEELVGTAVYLASSASDYVNGQIIYVDGGMLAVL from the coding sequence ATGTCTCTATTTGATCTTTCCGGACGCACCGCTCTTGTCACAGGTTCTTCGCGCGGTCTTGGCCGTGCCATGCTGGAAGGCCTCGCCCAGGCAGGCGCAACAATCATAGTCAACGGCGTCAACAAGGAGCGCGTTGAGACAGCGGCAATTGAGCTGCGGGAAAAAGGTTACAAAGTACATGAAGCACCTTTTGATGTAACAGACGATGCATCGGTAGTGGCTGCGTTCAACAAATTTGATGCTGAGGGTATTAATGTCGATATCTTAATCAACAATGCCGGTATCCAACTGCGTAAGCCCATGGTGGAAATGAGCACGGACGAGTGGAACAAGGTCATCGACACCAACCTGACCAGTGCCTTTGTAACCGGCAGGGAAGCCGCCAAACGCATGATTCCACGCGGATACGGCAAGGTAATCAATATCGGCTCCCTGACCAGTGAAGTTGCCCGCGCAACCGTCGCTCCCTACACGGCAGCAAAGGGCGGGATCAAATTGCTAACCCGGTCCATGGCAGCCGAGTGGGCAGCGGCAGGCATTCAGGCCAATGCGATCGGACCAGGCTACATGATCACAGAAATGAACAAGGCGCTTCTTGAAAATGAAGCTTTCGACAGTTGGGTCAAGGGTAGAACTCCTTCAGCCCGATGGGGACATCCTGAAGAGCTTGTCGGCACTGCAGTCTATTTAGCTTCATCCGCGTCAGACTATGTAAACGGCCAGATCATTTATGTAGATGGCGGCATGTTGGCTGTTCTTTAG
- a CDS encoding mandelate racemase/muconate lactonizing enzyme family protein, translated as MKITAIETLKTEEFSNVLWVRVHTDAGIIGLGETFYGADAVAAHIHDTLAGRLLGKDPLRIEALNQEMLNLPLAQSSTGAEYRAASAVDFALWDILGKVCDQPVHQMLGGLTADRLRVYNTCAGYRYVRTRNIKPVDTWNRAASDEDEGPYEDLTAFMTDAGALAESLLEQGISTMKIWPFDPAGIENRGLFITKDQLKAALLPFEQIRKAVGDKMDILVEFHSLWNLPTAKNIAKALAPYNPTWFEDPIRMNSPQALAEYADATDVWVCASETLGSRWPYKDMFDQGATDLAMVDLCWTGGLTEGRKIASLAEIYHKPFAAHDCTGPVAFAAAIHASFSQPNTLIQESVRAFYTGWYKELVTEVPRIENGYVYPMEGPGLGTELLPAVFDRSDLTVKRSEV; from the coding sequence ATGAAAATTACAGCGATAGAGACACTTAAAACGGAAGAATTTTCCAACGTGTTATGGGTCCGCGTTCACACGGATGCCGGCATCATTGGTCTTGGCGAGACCTTTTATGGCGCGGATGCCGTGGCCGCTCATATTCACGACACTCTGGCCGGTCGACTGCTTGGCAAAGACCCCTTGCGCATCGAGGCCCTGAATCAGGAAATGCTGAACCTGCCACTTGCCCAATCAAGCACGGGAGCCGAATATAGAGCAGCATCAGCGGTGGACTTCGCATTATGGGACATACTTGGCAAGGTCTGTGACCAACCGGTCCATCAGATGCTGGGTGGCCTTACTGCTGATCGTCTCCGTGTTTACAACACCTGCGCGGGATATCGCTATGTGAGGACCCGCAATATCAAGCCAGTGGATACTTGGAACCGGGCAGCATCGGACGAGGACGAAGGGCCTTATGAGGATTTGACAGCCTTCATGACCGATGCTGGCGCTCTTGCAGAAAGTTTGCTGGAACAGGGTATCTCCACCATGAAAATCTGGCCCTTTGATCCGGCGGGCATTGAGAACAGGGGCTTGTTCATTACCAAGGACCAGCTCAAGGCAGCTCTGCTTCCTTTCGAACAAATCCGCAAAGCGGTTGGCGACAAGATGGACATTCTGGTGGAATTCCATTCCCTTTGGAACCTGCCAACCGCCAAGAATATTGCTAAAGCTCTGGCTCCCTACAACCCGACCTGGTTTGAAGATCCGATCCGCATGAACTCGCCGCAGGCTTTGGCCGAATATGCCGATGCGACCGATGTTTGGGTTTGTGCCAGTGAAACCCTCGGATCACGCTGGCCCTACAAGGACATGTTCGATCAGGGCGCAACGGATTTGGCGATGGTCGATCTGTGCTGGACTGGCGGCCTCACCGAAGGTCGAAAGATCGCTTCTCTTGCAGAGATCTATCACAAGCCCTTTGCCGCGCACGACTGCACTGGGCCGGTGGCCTTTGCGGCTGCGATCCATGCATCCTTCAGCCAGCCCAATACCCTCATTCAGGAATCCGTGCGCGCATTCTATACCGGCTGGTACAAGGAACTGGTTACCGAGGTTCCACGCATCGAAAATGGCTATGTCTATCCCATGGAAGGCCCAGGGCTTGGCACCGAATTGCTGCCAGCTGTTTTTGATCGTTCTGATTTGACCGTAAAACGTAGCGAGGTTTAA